One genomic segment of Candidatus Zixiibacteriota bacterium includes these proteins:
- the purE gene encoding 5-(carboxyamino)imidazole ribonucleotide mutase encodes MPKVLIMLGSKSDSQYADECQTVLKNFGVQADIEISSAHRQPDRTDALAKAAADSGYEVIVCMAGMAAALPGVVAARSHLPVIGVPLPASLNGLDSLLSIAQMPSGVPVATMGIGSAGAKNAAHLAARILALKYPEIRRELEKSGQK; translated from the coding sequence ATGCCAAAAGTGCTGATAATGCTTGGTTCGAAATCAGACAGCCAGTATGCCGATGAATGCCAGACGGTACTGAAGAATTTCGGCGTACAGGCGGATATTGAAATTTCCTCGGCGCACCGTCAGCCTGACCGAACCGATGCTCTGGCTAAAGCGGCCGCTGATTCCGGGTACGAGGTTATCGTCTGTATGGCCGGAATGGCCGCAGCATTGCCGGGGGTGGTGGCGGCACGCTCGCATCTTCCGGTAATTGGAGTTCCTTTGCCCGCATCATTGAATGGGCTTGATTCGCTGCTCTCCATAGCGCAGATGCCCTCCGGTGTGCCGGTGGCAACCATGGGGATAGGGAGCGCCGGGGCCAAAAACGCCGCCCATCTGGCGGCGAGGATTCTTGCCTTGAAGTATCCTGAAATCAGAAGGGAGCTTGAGAAATCGGGGCAGAAATAA